In Acinonyx jubatus isolate Ajub_Pintada_27869175 chromosome A3, VMU_Ajub_asm_v1.0, whole genome shotgun sequence, a genomic segment contains:
- the MOGS gene encoding mannosyl-oligosaccharide glucosidase, with product MARGERRRRGTPAEGARIAERVVRGGPARRGGAARGAVGRAALGVVVLSLALGLSGFWLLAWHRVRRAVTLHSAPSALPPDSSSPAVAPDLFWGTYRPHVYFGMKTRSPKPLLTGLMWAQQGATAGTPKLRHTCEQGDGVGPYGWEFHDGLSFGRQHIQDGALRLTTEFVKRPGGQHGGDWSWRVTVEPQASDTSALPLVSLFFYVVTDGKEVLVPEVGAKGQLKFISGHSSELGDFRFTLMPPTHPGDTAPKYSSYNVFWSSNPGLPLLTEMVKSRLRSWFQHRPPGASPERYLGLPGSLKWEDRGPSGQGQGQGQFLIQQVTLKVPFSVELVFESGSARAGERQALAQLAGSLLTQALESHAEAFRERFEKTFQLKKKGLSSEEQVLGQAALSGLLGGIGYFYGQGLVLADMGVEGSEQKVDPALFPPVPLFTAVPSRSFFPRGFLWDEGFHQLVVQRWDPRLTREALGHWLGLLNADGWIGREQVLGDEARARVPPEFLVQRAAHANPPTLLLPVAHMLEGGDPADFAFLRRAFPRLHAWFSWIYKSQAGPVPLSYRWRGRDPALPTLLNPKTLPSGLDDYPRASHPSASERHLDLRCWVALGARVLVRLAEQLGEAEAAAELGPLAASLEAEESLDELHWAPELGVFADFGNHTKAVQLKPRPPQGLVRVVGRPHPRLQYVDALGYISLFPMLLRLLDPNSSRLGPLLDVLADSRHLWSPFGLRSLAASSPFYGQRNSEHDPPYWRGAVWLNVNYLALGALYHYGHLEGPHRARAAKLHSELRANVVGNVWRQYQATGFLWEQYSDRDGRGMGCRPFQGWTSLVLLAMAEDY from the exons ATGGCTCGGGGCGAGCGGCGGCGCCGTGGAACCCCGGCAGAAGGAGCGCGGATAGCTGAAAGGGTGGTTCGGGGCGGCCCCGCACGACGGGGCGGCGCGGCCCGTGGCGCTGTCGGGAGAGCGGCTCTGGGCGTTGTGGTCCTGTCTCTCGCCCTGGGCCTGTCAGGATTCTGGCTGCTGGCGTGGCACCGTGTGCGGCGGGCGGTCACACTGCACTCTGCACCCTCGGCACTGCCTCCCGACTCTTCCAGCCCCGCCGTGGCCCCGGACCTCTTCTGGGGCACCTACCGCCCTCACGTCTACTTCGGCATGAAGACTCGCAGTCCGAAGCCGCTCCTCACCG GACTGATGTGGGCGCAGCAAGGCGCCACCGCAGGGACCCCTAAGCTCAGgcacacgtgtgagcagggggacGGCGTGGGTCCCTATGGCTGGGAGTTCCACGACGGTCTCTCCTTCGGGCGGCAACACATCCAGGATGGGGCCCTAAGACTCACGACTGAGTTCGTCAAGAGGCCTGGGGGTCAGCACGGAGGGGACTGGAGCTGGAGAGTGACTGTAGAGCCTCAG GCCTCGGATACCTCTGCCCTGCCTTTGGTGTCCCTGTTCTTCtatgtggtgacagatggcaagGAAGTCCTAGTACCAGAGGTTGGGGCCAAAGGGCAGTTGAAGTTCATCAGTGGACACTCCAGTGAACTTGGTGACTTCCGCTTTACACTTATGCCACCAACCCATCCAGGGGATACTGCCCCCAAGTATAGCAG CTACAATGTCTTCTGGTCCTCCAACCCAGGACTTCCCTTGCTCACAGAGATGGTGAAGAGTCGCCTAAGAAGCTGGTTTCAGCATCGGCCCCCAGGGGCTTCCCCTGAACGCTACCTCGGCTTGCCAGGATCTCTGAAGTGGGAGGACAGAGGCCCAAGTGGGCAAGGACAGGGACAAGGGCAATTCTTGATACAACAGGTGACACTGAAAGTCCCCTTTTCTGTGGAGTTGGTGTTTGAATCGGGCAGTGCCCGGGCAGGAGAAAGACAAGCCCTGGCACAGTTGGCAGGCAGCCTGCTCACCCAGGCCCTGGAGAGCCATGCTGAAGCCTTTAGAGAACGCTTTGAGAAGACCTTTCAGCTGAAGAAGAAGGGGCTGAGCTCTGAGGAGCAGGTTTTGGGTCAGGCTGCCCTCAGTGGCCTCCTTGGTGGAATTGGCTACTTCTATGGACAGGGTCTGGTGTTGGCAGACATGGGGGTTGAGGGGTCTGAGCAGAAGGTGGACCCAGCTCTCTTTCCACCTGTCCCTCTTTTCACAGCAGTGCCCTCCCGATCATTCTTCCCACGAGGCTTCCTCTGGGATGAGGGCTTTCACCAGCTCGTGGTACAGCGGTGGGATCCCCGCCTTACCCGGGAAGCCCTAGGCCACTGGTTGGGGCTGCTCAATGCTGATGGCTGGATTGGACGAGAGCAGGTACTAGGAGATGAGGCCCGAGCCCGGGTGCCCCCAGAATTCCTGGTGCAACGGGCAGCCCATGCCAACCCCCCAACCCTGCTTTTGCCTGTAGCCCACATGCTAGAGGGTGGTGACCCTGCTGACTTTGCCTTCCTCCGCAGGGCCTTCCCCCGTCTGCATGCCTGGTTCTCCTGGATCTACAAGAGCCAGGCAGGGCCAGTGCCACTATCTTACCGCTGGCGGGGCCGGGACCCTGCTTTGCCAACCCTGTTGAACCCTAAGACACTGCCTTCAGGGCTGGATGACTATCCCCGAGCTTCACACCCCTCAGCCAGTGAGCGGCACCTTGACCTGCGGTGCTGGGTGGCACTGGGTGCCCGTGTGCTGGTGCGGCTGGCAGAACAGCTGGGAGAGGCTGAGGCGGCTGCAGAGCTGGGCCCACTGGCTGCCTcactggaggcagaggagagccTGGATGAGCTGCACTGGGCCCCAGAGCTAGGAGTCTTTGCAGACTTTGGGAACCACACAAAAGCAGTGCAGCTGAAGCCTCGGCCCCCCCAGGGGCTGGTGCGGGTAGTGGGCCGGCCCCACCCTCGCTTACAGTATGTGGATGCCTTGGGCTACATCAGTCTCTTTCCCATGCTGCTGCGGCTGCTGGACCCCAACTCATCCCGCCTTGGGCCCCTGCTGGATGTTCTAGCTGACAGCCGCCATCTCTGGAGCCCCTTTGGTTTGCGCTCCCTCGCAGCCTCCAGCCCCTTTTATGGCCAGCGCAATTCAGAGCATGATCCTCCCTACTGGCGGGGTGCTGTGTGGCTCAATGTTAACTACCTAGCCTTAGGGGCTCTCTACCACTATGGTCATCTGGAGGGTCCCCACCGGGCCCGGGCTGCCAAGCTCCACAGTGAGCTCCGTGCCAATGTGGTAGGCAATGTGTGGCGGCAGTACCAGGCCACAGGTTTCCTTTGGGAGCAGTATAGTGACCGGGATGGGAGGGGTATGGGCTGCCGCCCTTTCCAAGGCTGGACCAGCCTTGTCCTACTGGCCATGGCTGAAGACTACTGA
- the MRPL53 gene encoding 39S ribosomal protein L53, mitochondrial, protein MAASLARLGLRSVKQVRVQFCPFEKNVESTRTFLQAVSSEKVRSTNLNCSVIVDVRHDGSEPCVDVLFGDGHRLIMRGTHLTAQEMLTAFASHIQTRAAAGSGDKPGAGTGR, encoded by the exons ATGGCGGCGTCCTTGGCTCGGCTCGGGCTCCGGTCTGTGAAGCAGGTTCGGGTTCAATTCTGCCCCTTCGAGAAGAATGTGGAGTCGACGAG GACCTTCCTCCAGGCGGTCAGCAGCGAGAAGGTCCGTTCCACCAATCTCAACTGCTCGGTGATTGTGGACGTGAGGCACGACGGCTCCGAGCCCTGCGTGGACGTGCTGTtcg GAGACGGGCATCGCCTGATTATGCGCGGTACCCACCTCACCGCCCAGGAAATGCTCACAGCCTTCGCCTCCCACATCCAGACTAGGGCTGCGGCGGGAAGCGGGGACAAGCCAGGCGCTGGTACCgggcgctga